One region of Solanum pennellii chromosome 6, SPENNV200 genomic DNA includes:
- the LOC107023304 gene encoding uncharacterized protein LOC107023304 has translation MSPASRSKSKDKKGGKEPPKAASKPSSVNAGATTPTSGYNPLLGTFHTIETAPVTSNAALHVNGRFRNIDETDDHSGHSLGPSSEYDSVSLNGSWSGESEDHKEKMSNPPPRAETVVPGSDNDKREKIRQKNEKKHQRQKERRAQELHEKCSGYLMSRKLEALAQQLVAMGFSSERATMALILNEGRVEESVSWLFEGGEEADKLKEHNLDGGGNLKIDISEELARITDMENKYKCSKQEVERALVACEGDLEKAEETLRSQKQEAHSAPSKPEESGDPPTLGNGKLPTATTQNLLRAPVKPSPNMILPKRDDRDFNYTKVAATSGSSAENGSKSIQSLKRVQPKLEWAKPPQMAVPAEKRWQNAGSNPSVSYSLASPLQASTLSSSKTEARYITVGNELKNLQLGTVREPVIVMQRPNQSFNPKQIPASTVSSSPPGSTAGWVPYTVETVKANGLMPHIPGTRSLSPNGVSTNQLYSQLQYQQHQQPQQFVSSSGPVELPGTSRGNNLWSRTGALQTQTLSAASSLGLFSGLGTSGLSGSSSPVDWNSGGGSMEQLDYTNIDWSLDRGSSSSRAGGMWPGMNPLMQNNVRTYDSFTPGVGVTSAMRPALSNVGGGGVSIPGLQERASTAETSSGGSREWASPFEERDLFSAPRQFVSSPSL, from the coding sequence ATGTCTCCAGCATCTAGGTCCAAGTCGAAGGACAAAAAGGGTGGCAAGGAACCACCCAAAGCTGCTTCAAAGCCTTCAAGTGTAAATGCAGGTGCTACTACACCGACTAGTGGATACAATCCTCTTTTAGGAACATTCCATACAATTGAGACAGCTCCTGTGACTTCAAATGCTGCTCTTCATGTGAACGGTCGTTTCAGAAATATTGACGAGACAGATGACCATAGTGGCCACTCACTTGGACCTAGCAGCGAGTATGATTCTGTTTCCCTTAATGGTAGTTGGTCTGGTGAGTCAGAGGACCATAAAGAGAAAATGTCTAATCCCCCTCCCCGGGCAGAGACAGTAGTACCTGGCTCTGATAACGACAAAAGGGAAAAAATCCGTCAGAAAAATGAGAAGAAGCATCAACGTCAAAAGGAGAGACGAGCTCAAGAATTGCATGAAAAGTGCAGTGGTTATCTCATGTCAAGAAAGCTGGAAGCACTTGCCCAACAGCTTGTGGCTATGGGATTCTCTTCAGAACGAGCTACAATGGCTCTTATCTTAAATGAAGGCAGAGTAGAAGAATCAGTCTCATGGTTATTTGAAGGTGGTGAAGAAGCAGATAAACTCAAGGAACATAATCTTGATGGTGGGGGTAATTTGAAAATTGACATTTCAGAAGAGCTTGCTCGCATTACAGACATGGAAAATAAGTACAAGTGTTCCAAGCAGGAGGTTGAAAGAGCCTTAGTTGCCTGCGAGGGTGATCTTGAGAAGGCTGAAGAGACTTTGAGGTCACAAAAACAGGAAGCACATTCTGCGCCATCTAAGCCTGAAGAAAGTGGTGATCCTCCTACCTTGGGCAATGGTAAGCTTCCAACTGCCACCACTCAGAACTTACTAAGAGCACCTGTAAAACCTTCACCCAACATGATATTGCCTAAAAGGGATGATAGAGACTTCAATTATACTAAAGTTGCAGCCACATCAGGATCTTCTGCAGAGAATGGAAGCAAAAGTATACAATCACTTAAAAGGGTTCAGCCAAAATTGGAGTGGGCCAAGCCACCACAAATGGCAGTGCCTGCTGAGAAAAGGTGGCAAAATGCAGGATCAAATCCTTCTGTTTCCTATTCTTTGGCATCTCCGTTGCAGGCATCAACCCTATCCTCCTCCAAGACGGAAGCTCGTTACATTACTGTAGGAAATGAATTGAAGAATCTACAGCTAGGAACCGTGAGAGAACCAGTTATAGTTATGCAGCGACCCAATCAATCATTTAATCCTAAGCAGATTCCCGCCTCAACTGTAAGCTCTTCTCCGCCAGGAAGTACAGCAGGATGGGTTCCTTACACTGTTGAGACAGTGAAAGCCAATGGACTGATGCCACATATTCCTGGCACAAGAAGCCTGAGCCCAAATGGTGTCAGCACAAACCAGTTGTACAGCCAACTTCAGTATCAACAACACCAGCAGCCGCAACAATTTGTTTCTAGCAGTGGCCCAGTTGAATTGCCAGGAACAAGCCGGGGTAATAATTTGTGGAGTAGAACAGGTGCTTTGCAGACACAAACCCTTTCTGCAGCTTCCTCACTTGGACTCTTCTCTGGGTTGGGCACCAGTGGTCTGTCTGGGTCATCGTCTCCGGTTGACTGGAACAGTGGTGGCGGGTCAATGGAACAGCTAGATTACACTAACATAGACTGGAGTTTAGATCGCGGGTCTTCATCTTCAAGAGCAGGTGGGATGTGGCCAGGAATGAACCCTTTAATGCAAAATAATGTTCGTACATATGATTCATTTACCCCTGGCGTGGGTGTTACATCTGCGATGAGACCTGCTCTGTCTaatgttggtggtggtggtgtcTCGATACCTGGGCTTCAGGAACGAGCTTCAACAGCAGAGACATCTAGTGGTGGTTCTCGGGAGTGGGCTTCTCCCTTTGAAGAGAGAGATCTTTTTAGCGCACCAAGACAGTTTGTTTCTTCTCCCTCCCTGTAG